The proteins below come from a single Chrysoperla carnea chromosome 1, inChrCarn1.1, whole genome shotgun sequence genomic window:
- the LOC123305851 gene encoding protein LZIC-like produces MTSSGKLETEKLKENLENQLDRLVQQLNDLESCKDELDSSEYEEVKQSTIEQLKEFQESLPRIAKGDVSLVSSVAAIQMATQAAISKAFKTPEVLKLFGKREPQQLRERLSTIDENIKLNKTTKEFTINEKIQILNTLRQMGEKLSPAELKLLEEYSTALEYGKNLEFEQLPDDNQ; encoded by the exons ATGACATCCTCTGGTAAATTAgaaactgaaaaattaaaagaaaatttagaaaaccaaTTAGATCGACTTGTTCAACAATTAAATGATCTTGAAAGCTGCAA AGACGAATTAGATAGCAGTGAATATGAAGAAGTTAAACAATCAACAATTGAACAGCTAAAAGAGTTCCAAGAAAGTTTACCTCGAATAGCTAAAGGTGATGTATCTTTAGTAAGTAGTGTTGCGGCGATACAAATG GCCACTCAAGCTGCTATTTCGAAAGCTTTTAAAACACCGGaagtattaaaattgtttgGTAAACGTGAACCACAACAATTACGAGAACGATTGTCGacaattgatgaaaatataaaattgaataaaacaacaaaagaatttacaataaatgaaaAG atacaaatattaaacactCTACGACAAATGGGTGAAAAATTATCACCagcagaattaaaattattagaagaaTATTCTACAGCTCTGGAATACggtaaaaatttagaatttgaaCAATTACCAGAcgataatcaataa